Proteins from a genomic interval of Oceanispirochaeta crateris:
- the moaC gene encoding cyclic pyranopterin monophosphate synthase MoaC has protein sequence MKLSHIDDNGQARMVDVSAKPVIHRTATATAKIFCAPETMALIQDNQIQKGDVLTTANIAGVIAAKQTSSLIPLCHNISMDQVVLELQIEEDGVRITAKTVCTDKTGIEMEALTAVSVAALTVYDMCKAVDKKMMIGDIQLLEKTKSHR, from the coding sequence ATGAAACTCTCCCATATTGATGACAATGGTCAGGCCAGAATGGTCGATGTTTCTGCCAAGCCTGTCATTCACAGAACCGCGACGGCAACAGCTAAGATATTTTGTGCCCCCGAGACAATGGCCCTCATTCAGGACAATCAGATACAAAAAGGCGATGTCCTGACAACGGCCAACATTGCCGGCGTCATCGCTGCCAAACAGACGTCGTCCCTCATTCCTTTGTGTCATAATATTTCCATGGATCAGGTCGTTTTAGAACTACAAATAGAAGAAGATGGGGTCAGGATAACTGCCAAAACGGTTTGTACCGATAAAACGGGAATCGAAATGGAAGCCCTCACAGCAGTATCTGTAGCGGCACTCACTGTTTACGACATGTGCAAGGCCGTAGACAAGAAGATGATGATTGGAGACATACAGCTCCTTGAAAAGACGAAATCTCACAGATAA
- a CDS encoding molybdopterin molybdotransferase MoeA, with translation MLSIKDIFSILDSQSVRIQKKVLPLSDSLGGFLCEPVVSTIDSPPFDKAAMDGWAICTGDEKGPWVVTETVAAGDVARQPLKPGFCTAIMTGAKIPEECGKIIRIEYTRREHNKIFLVEQEPLGNIIFKGENHKTGEKILSPRRISPADLGIMASLGLKEVLVSLPPRIGIVTTGSELKEPGEILEDGEIFNSNGPQLMAQAKEAGCPARYYGIIPDDEQSLFKTIEKAVSENDILILSGGVSMGEFDFVPGTLEKLGVKKSFHKAAIKPGKPLWFGRNESCFVFGLPGNPVSTYILFEVFVKHLIYKFCGLEYKPEILRGILGKTIKRKNWDRSEFLPVQFRDEKIYPLDYRGSSHLNAMGDAVGLIIVNQGIEEVKEGSIVHARFL, from the coding sequence ATGCTGAGTATAAAAGACATATTTTCTATTTTGGACTCTCAAAGTGTACGGATACAGAAGAAGGTTCTCCCCTTGAGTGATTCTCTGGGTGGATTTCTTTGCGAACCAGTGGTATCCACCATAGATTCTCCACCATTTGACAAGGCAGCCATGGATGGTTGGGCGATTTGCACCGGTGATGAAAAGGGTCCCTGGGTTGTGACAGAAACAGTAGCTGCAGGGGATGTAGCTAGACAGCCACTGAAACCCGGATTTTGCACGGCCATTATGACAGGAGCGAAGATCCCAGAGGAATGCGGCAAAATCATCCGCATAGAATATACCCGGCGTGAACACAACAAGATTTTCCTGGTAGAACAGGAACCCCTTGGAAATATTATTTTCAAGGGCGAGAACCATAAGACCGGTGAAAAAATACTCTCCCCCCGGCGGATATCTCCGGCGGATTTAGGAATTATGGCCTCCCTGGGACTGAAAGAGGTTCTAGTCTCCCTCCCGCCCCGCATTGGAATTGTCACCACAGGTTCAGAACTCAAAGAACCAGGAGAAATCCTCGAGGATGGGGAGATTTTCAACAGCAATGGCCCGCAACTCATGGCTCAGGCAAAGGAAGCAGGCTGCCCGGCCCGCTACTATGGCATCATTCCCGACGACGAGCAGAGTCTGTTCAAAACCATTGAGAAAGCAGTATCCGAAAATGATATCCTTATTTTATCCGGTGGGGTCTCCATGGGTGAATTTGATTTTGTACCGGGGACACTTGAAAAATTGGGCGTTAAAAAGAGTTTTCATAAAGCGGCGATCAAGCCTGGAAAACCCCTCTGGTTCGGCCGCAATGAGTCATGCTTTGTCTTTGGTCTGCCGGGAAATCCAGTGTCGACGTACATCCTCTTCGAGGTCTTCGTAAAACACCTGATTTACAAATTTTGCGGACTGGAATACAAACCGGAGATCTTGAGAGGCATCCTGGGGAAAACCATCAAGCGTAAAAACTGGGACCGTTCGGAATTCCTTCCTGTCCAATTCAGAGATGAAAAGATCTACCCCTTAGACTATCGCGGATCATCTCACCTCAATGCCATGGGTGATGCGGTGGGACTGATAATCGTGAATCAGGGAATTGAAGAAGTCAAGGAAGGGTCAATCGTTCATGCTAGATTCCTATAA
- a CDS encoding GTP 3',8-cyclase MoaA encodes MLDSYKRDITYLRISVTDRCNLRCLYCMPEVGIEKKDHQDCMSFEEIAAVAREAVSLGITKIRLTGGEPLVRKGIIQLVSMLSEIEGLKLLGMTTNGHFLEQYAPDLKKAGLSSLNISLDTLDPHRYAHLTRGGDISRVIKGIEAALAVGFPVKLNMVISSETTQTEMDQMKAYCSEKGIELQKIREYSLKEDKFQNEEIIYQRPPPCEQCNRIRLLSSGRIKPCLHSDQEIVLNANNIRSSLVEAIQNKPRCGSSCSTRNMVEIGG; translated from the coding sequence ATGCTAGATTCCTATAAAAGAGACATCACCTATCTGCGCATATCCGTGACAGACCGCTGCAATCTACGCTGCCTCTACTGCATGCCCGAAGTGGGGATTGAAAAAAAAGACCACCAGGATTGTATGAGCTTTGAAGAAATCGCAGCCGTTGCCCGTGAAGCGGTCTCTCTGGGAATCACCAAGATCCGTCTCACAGGGGGAGAACCCCTTGTCCGAAAGGGGATCATTCAGCTGGTATCCATGCTATCGGAAATAGAAGGACTCAAACTGCTGGGCATGACAACAAATGGTCATTTTCTGGAACAGTATGCCCCGGACCTGAAGAAGGCGGGACTGTCCAGCCTTAATATATCACTGGATACACTGGACCCCCATCGTTATGCTCATTTGACTCGGGGAGGAGATATTTCCAGAGTCATCAAGGGTATCGAGGCGGCCCTCGCTGTTGGTTTCCCCGTTAAGCTGAATATGGTTATCTCATCAGAGACCACTCAAACCGAAATGGATCAAATGAAGGCCTACTGCTCAGAAAAAGGCATTGAATTGCAGAAAATCAGAGAGTACTCCCTGAAGGAAGATAAGTTTCAAAACGAAGAAATCATCTACCAACGTCCTCCTCCCTGCGAACAGTGCAACCGGATAAGATTACTATCCAGCGGACGGATCAAACCCTGCCTCCACTCAGATCAGGAAATAGTCCTAAACGCAAACAACATCAGGTCTTCTCTTGTAGAAGCCATACAAAATAAACCCCGCTGCGGTAGCAGCTGTTCCACCAGAAACATGGTGGAGATTGGAGGATAA
- a CDS encoding ATP synthase subunit C, with translation MDVKKKFKQQVSMRMMFMLVIMGILFLLSVSGVFAQSGESTTVVTVSPDVQKFGLIAAAIAFGMGAIGAGIAISNVGAAAMGAIGEKPEIAGQALIFIALAEGLVVFGFITALMILGKV, from the coding sequence ATGGATGTAAAGAAGAAGTTCAAACAACAGGTTTCAATGAGAATGATGTTTATGCTGGTTATCATGGGCATTCTGTTTTTGCTTTCAGTCAGTGGTGTCTTTGCTCAGTCTGGAGAGAGCACAACGGTTGTTACCGTCTCTCCCGATGTGCAGAAATTCGGGCTGATTGCCGCGGCTATCGCTTTCGGCATGGGAGCTATTGGAGCGGGAATCGCCATCAGTAATGTGGGAGCCGCAGCCATGGGAGCCATCGGCGAGAAACCGGAAATTGCGGGTCAGGCCCTTATTTTTATAGCCCTGGCAGAAGGACTTGTTGTTTTTGGGTTTATTACGGCCTTGATGATCCTGGGAAAAGTTTAA
- a CDS encoding V-type ATP synthase subunit I, which produces MMFTSNMTYLTAVVLKKDADAVTKELLKQGVLDFVRVSELSGGSDSRLKSVQVAVSTARITENRRRIEMIMGAGRAGFRKDSSASIDDLKPLNLDDIEKKLGEIATASQKIREQQRTVQQEIHKYEDMIRQLSLYGSSESISAQGLRKSSEYSFLTIKTGTMRSDAVSTFEQKLKAYPSVSLITGTQQDRTSMLVISLRKDGKQVQYLLDAAAWMDSEIPIASNSQQNIKEEALKDMQNQIALLKEQQASLGRQYETFIDDRREWFQSNWSLLTVNELFYRIQSYFSATDRTMLFSGWLPSELKSSLESGLYKAAGERCFLEWHDPVDITEDTKGRVAVPVQLKNPGFLKPFEMLVENFSLPEYGTIDPTPFVAVFYLMMFGLMFGDAGHGLVLVILGFIGKFVFKKSRESSLKLSSLILYCGLSAIVTGVLFGSYFGHPLFPPLWFNYHAIIAGHSSENPGIKSIYDILLITIYFGIAVLGTGLILNWVNLLRKKNWMKLVFDKAGLLGGWMYSTGIYTGFYFAEHQYKTLPGQAVLLAGFGIPALILLFKEPVFLILSKKSGVETDKISLSFLLNMLMEWIVELLEVFSGYLANTLSFMRVAGLGIAHVSLMIAFFQMAQMAGGAGGEYSLWSYLILFVGNVLVIALEGLSAGIQSLRLNYYEFFSKYFTGSGRAYSPVTINKRF; this is translated from the coding sequence ATGATGTTTACTTCCAATATGACCTATTTAACTGCGGTTGTACTCAAAAAAGATGCGGATGCTGTCACGAAAGAACTGCTCAAACAGGGGGTTCTCGATTTTGTCAGGGTCAGTGAGTTGAGTGGAGGATCAGATTCACGTTTGAAGTCGGTCCAAGTCGCTGTTTCAACAGCCAGGATTACTGAAAATCGGAGACGAATCGAAATGATCATGGGAGCCGGTAGAGCGGGATTCAGGAAAGACTCCTCTGCATCCATAGATGACCTCAAACCCCTTAATCTGGATGACATTGAAAAGAAACTGGGTGAGATTGCAACGGCTTCCCAGAAAATCAGAGAACAACAGAGGACTGTTCAGCAGGAAATCCATAAGTATGAAGATATGATCCGTCAGCTATCCCTCTATGGGAGCAGTGAGTCCATCAGTGCCCAGGGACTCCGTAAATCATCGGAATACTCTTTTCTTACAATAAAAACCGGTACCATGCGTAGCGATGCTGTTTCTACATTTGAGCAAAAACTGAAGGCCTATCCCTCTGTTTCTCTCATTACTGGGACGCAGCAGGACCGGACCTCCATGCTGGTTATTTCTTTGAGAAAAGACGGGAAACAGGTCCAATATCTTCTTGATGCCGCCGCCTGGATGGATAGTGAAATTCCCATAGCCTCAAATTCCCAACAGAATATCAAGGAAGAAGCGCTCAAGGATATGCAGAATCAGATAGCTCTCCTGAAAGAGCAGCAAGCCTCTTTAGGGCGCCAGTATGAAACTTTTATTGATGACAGGCGGGAGTGGTTTCAGTCGAATTGGTCCCTGTTGACGGTGAATGAACTGTTTTACCGTATTCAATCCTATTTTTCGGCGACAGACCGTACAATGCTGTTTTCTGGATGGCTTCCCTCAGAGCTGAAATCATCATTGGAGTCCGGGTTATACAAGGCTGCAGGGGAGCGATGTTTTTTGGAATGGCATGATCCTGTGGACATAACAGAAGACACAAAAGGGCGGGTAGCCGTCCCGGTTCAGTTGAAGAACCCCGGATTCTTGAAGCCTTTTGAGATGCTTGTGGAAAATTTTTCACTCCCCGAATACGGAACAATAGACCCAACGCCCTTTGTCGCTGTTTTTTATCTGATGATGTTCGGTCTCATGTTTGGAGATGCCGGCCATGGCCTGGTCCTGGTCATCCTTGGATTCATTGGTAAATTTGTCTTCAAGAAATCAAGAGAGTCTTCTCTCAAGCTGTCCAGCCTTATCCTATACTGCGGTTTGTCGGCCATTGTGACTGGTGTTCTTTTTGGCTCCTATTTTGGGCATCCCCTCTTTCCTCCTTTGTGGTTTAATTATCACGCCATCATTGCGGGTCATTCCAGTGAAAATCCAGGTATCAAAAGCATTTACGACATCCTTCTGATCACAATCTATTTTGGTATTGCCGTTTTAGGGACAGGTCTTATTTTAAACTGGGTCAACCTTCTTAGAAAGAAGAATTGGATGAAGCTCGTCTTTGATAAGGCGGGACTGTTGGGCGGCTGGATGTATTCTACCGGTATATACACAGGTTTTTACTTTGCAGAACATCAGTATAAGACCCTTCCCGGTCAGGCTGTCCTTCTCGCTGGTTTTGGAATCCCGGCTCTGATACTGCTCTTTAAGGAGCCTGTTTTCTTGATCCTATCAAAGAAGTCCGGGGTAGAGACAGATAAAATATCTCTCTCATTTTTACTCAACATGCTGATGGAATGGATTGTTGAGCTTTTGGAGGTCTTTTCAGGCTATCTGGCAAACACGCTCTCCTTTATGAGGGTGGCCGGGCTCGGTATTGCCCATGTCAGTCTGATGATCGCTTTTTTTCAAATGGCGCAGATGGCAGGCGGTGCTGGAGGGGAATACTCCCTCTGGTCCTATCTGATCCTCTTTGTGGGGAATGTTCTTGTCATTGCTCTTGAGGGACTTTCCGCAGGTATCCAATCGCTGCGTCTTAATTATTATGAATTCTTTTCAAAGTATTTTACAGGTTCCGGCAGGGCCTATAGTCCTGTCACCATTAACAAACGTTTCTAG
- a CDS encoding V0D/AC39 family V-type ATPase subunit translates to MPRPIKRYAFINAKLKTRLSLVLGEDFFDGLMKSQNIGEAMLLLKETSFAQVEAVYSQTGDLKMSELELMRSEINLYREIHHLVDRDLQEFVNALVMQYEVENFKNIMRLWFDRWIRNRDISTSTGYILREALLIPYDKDAVIASGEDLSLFDSLKNTPFLKIIKKNIDEIRNSQSLFSLESDLDMLFYENLIDQCRTLTDRDSSIVMRLVGVEIDLENMTRLIRFKLFYHFTPQQMQNYIISGGHRLKPDTLLNLYTSSNDSELLPALLGAGYEGVSALTNQSQTDIYKRMELMESILEEILKREVKKLLLGDPFSIGIMMSYFIIKKHDIHRLVSILNGINYGLPEDRMKSGL, encoded by the coding sequence ATGCCCCGTCCCATAAAACGCTATGCTTTTATCAATGCCAAGTTAAAAACCAGATTGAGTCTTGTTCTGGGAGAAGATTTCTTTGACGGACTCATGAAGAGTCAGAATATTGGTGAAGCCATGCTCCTCCTCAAGGAAACCTCTTTTGCCCAGGTCGAAGCCGTTTATTCTCAGACAGGCGATTTGAAAATGAGTGAATTGGAGCTGATGAGATCGGAAATAAACCTATACCGGGAGATCCACCATTTAGTAGATAGGGATTTGCAGGAATTTGTAAATGCTCTTGTGATGCAATACGAGGTTGAAAACTTTAAAAATATCATGAGGCTTTGGTTTGACCGATGGATTAGGAATCGGGATATTTCCACCTCTACGGGGTATATCCTCAGGGAAGCTCTTCTAATACCCTACGATAAGGATGCCGTCATCGCCTCCGGTGAAGATTTAAGCCTTTTTGACTCTTTGAAAAACACGCCATTTCTCAAAATCATAAAAAAAAATATTGATGAAATCAGAAATTCTCAGTCTTTGTTTTCTCTTGAGTCAGATCTGGATATGCTGTTTTATGAAAACCTGATCGACCAGTGCAGAACTCTAACAGACCGTGATAGTTCTATTGTTATGAGGCTTGTGGGGGTGGAAATAGACCTTGAAAACATGACACGCTTGATCCGATTCAAGCTCTTTTATCATTTTACTCCCCAGCAGATGCAAAATTATATTATTTCCGGGGGGCACAGACTCAAACCGGACACTCTATTGAACCTTTATACCAGCTCAAATGATTCTGAATTGCTTCCTGCACTGCTCGGTGCCGGGTATGAGGGAGTTTCTGCCCTTACAAATCAGTCCCAGACTGATATATACAAGCGGATGGAGCTGATGGAGTCCATCCTTGAGGAAATTCTGAAAAGAGAGGTGAAAAAACTTCTTTTGGGAGATCCTTTTTCAATCGGAATTATGATGAGTTATTTCATTATAAAAAAACATGATATTCACCGGCTTGTTTCCATACTCAATGGTATAAATTATGGGCTGCCGGAAGACAGGATGAAAAGCGGATTATGA
- a CDS encoding substrate-binding domain-containing protein — MSTKWKMPALLLALCFTLTAGLSAEGQYEESTHIKLATTTSTENTGLLAELLPAFKEKTNIQVDVIAVGTGKAIAHGENGDVDVILVHARSKEDAFVEAGYGVNRRDVMHNDFVILGPDSDPAGIKGMTSAAEALSAIAAAQQDFLSRGDDSGTHTKELSLWNTAGMTPSGTWYKETGQGMGSVLTMTNEIQGYTLTDRGTWLAMKDNLDLSVLVEGDPVLFNPYGVIAVNPDLHEHVDYEGAMSFITFLTGPEGQSIIREFKKNGEPLFYADALK; from the coding sequence ATGTCAACTAAATGGAAAATGCCTGCTCTTCTGCTGGCTCTATGTTTCACCCTGACTGCTGGACTGAGCGCCGAAGGTCAGTACGAAGAATCAACCCACATCAAACTGGCAACAACAACCAGTACGGAAAACACCGGCCTCCTGGCTGAACTTCTTCCTGCATTCAAGGAAAAGACCAATATTCAGGTAGATGTTATCGCCGTTGGAACAGGCAAGGCTATAGCCCACGGAGAAAATGGTGACGTGGATGTCATTCTTGTCCATGCCCGCAGTAAGGAAGACGCCTTTGTTGAAGCCGGTTACGGTGTGAATCGAAGGGATGTAATGCATAACGACTTTGTTATACTGGGACCCGATTCTGATCCTGCAGGGATCAAAGGCATGACCAGTGCTGCCGAAGCCCTCAGTGCCATTGCAGCGGCTCAACAGGACTTTTTATCCAGAGGAGACGATTCAGGAACTCATACCAAGGAGCTCAGTCTCTGGAATACAGCAGGTATGACCCCCTCCGGAACCTGGTATAAGGAAACCGGACAGGGCATGGGATCTGTACTAACAATGACCAATGAGATTCAGGGATATACCCTGACCGACAGAGGCACCTGGCTGGCAATGAAGGACAACCTGGATTTATCAGTCCTGGTAGAGGGAGACCCCGTCCTTTTTAACCCCTACGGTGTGATTGCCGTAAACCCTGACCTTCATGAACATGTAGACTACGAAGGTGCCATGTCCTTCATCACCTTCCTCACAGGACCCGAAGGCCAGTCCATTATCAGAGAATTTAAGAAGAATGGTGAACCCCTCTTCTATGCGGACGCTTTAAAATAA
- a CDS encoding MOSC domain-containing protein, protein MNTEKHFKILSLNISEKKGEQKHPVESMELKVDHGIVGDAHAGNWHRQISMLANEDVQTMQGKGIELGFGDFAENLTTEGIDLSLLPIGTRLQLGECEVEVTQIGKECHHGCAVFQIVGDCVMPRKGIFVKVLKGGMINRDSDCYYR, encoded by the coding sequence ATGAATACTGAAAAACACTTTAAAATACTCTCTCTGAATATCTCTGAAAAGAAGGGAGAACAGAAGCATCCGGTGGAAAGCATGGAGCTGAAGGTGGACCACGGGATTGTGGGTGACGCCCACGCCGGGAACTGGCACAGACAAATTTCCATGTTGGCCAATGAAGATGTTCAGACCATGCAGGGAAAGGGTATTGAACTTGGATTTGGAGATTTTGCCGAAAATTTAACCACCGAAGGCATAGACCTGAGTCTGCTCCCCATAGGCACTCGCCTGCAATTGGGAGAGTGTGAGGTAGAAGTAACACAGATAGGCAAGGAGTGCCATCACGGATGCGCCGTCTTTCAAATAGTAGGAGACTGTGTGATGCCCCGCAAGGGAATCTTTGTCAAAGTTCTCAAGGGAGGAATGATCAACCGTGACAGTGACTGTTATTACCGCTAG
- a CDS encoding ABC transporter permease — translation MSALGEAVKLILSGDSELFSICLRSLRFSASSIALASVIGIPLGFLLKLKSFPGRKLILVIVNSLMALPTVVVGLLIYSLISRSGPFGSMGMLFTPAAIILGQVILVLPIVTSMVYGSVSNMDPRLPETLQTLGANGIHYTSMMVSEMKGPILSAVLAGFGRAIGEVGVSMMLGGNIRWYTRTITTTISLQTSKGEFELGLALGIILMIIAFTLNFLIHLAVRNE, via the coding sequence ATGTCTGCCCTGGGAGAAGCGGTCAAACTGATATTATCGGGAGACAGTGAATTGTTTTCCATCTGCCTCAGATCTTTGCGTTTTTCGGCTTCTTCCATCGCATTAGCTTCTGTTATTGGGATTCCTCTGGGATTTCTTCTCAAACTGAAGTCTTTTCCCGGACGGAAGCTGATCCTTGTGATCGTCAACAGCCTGATGGCTCTGCCCACAGTGGTTGTTGGCCTGCTCATCTACTCTCTTATCAGCCGATCCGGCCCCTTTGGATCTATGGGTATGCTTTTTACACCCGCTGCGATCATACTGGGTCAGGTGATTTTGGTTCTGCCCATTGTGACCTCCATGGTTTATGGAAGTGTCTCAAATATGGACCCCCGCCTGCCAGAGACTCTCCAGACTCTTGGAGCCAATGGCATTCACTACACCTCCATGATGGTCAGCGAAATGAAGGGTCCCATCCTTTCGGCGGTGCTCGCCGGTTTCGGCAGAGCCATTGGAGAGGTAGGAGTGTCCATGATGCTCGGCGGCAATATCCGCTGGTACACCAGGACAATCACAACCACCATATCCCTACAAACAAGCAAAGGGGAATTTGAACTGGGGCTGGCTTTGGGAATAATTCTCATGATCATCGCCTTTACCCTGAATTTCCTCATCCATCTGGCAGTTCGCAATGAATAA
- a CDS encoding energy-coupling factor ABC transporter ATP-binding protein, protein MNKILYNIKNLEYSYPQTAGSQKKALDIPELTISKGLVTTIRGHNGSGKTTLLKILAGLMKPQKGEIIHDEGLRAVLVQQEPYLFHSSVHQNLMSPLRFLNIQTENGEDLVREKLALVGLEGFEKRKARNLSGGEMKRVAIARALMASPDVLLLDEPDGNIDSKTSGELEKLILSLKEEGITIILCSHHKGFAYRTSDVLIDMYQGSPVCHDENIFKGEYSFQDGLHSDFKTGDFCFRCPSHEGNYTTLVIPPRASP, encoded by the coding sequence ATGAATAAGATCCTCTATAACATCAAAAACTTGGAATATTCCTATCCTCAAACAGCAGGAAGTCAGAAAAAAGCTCTGGACATTCCAGAACTGACAATCAGTAAAGGATTGGTTACCACCATCAGAGGCCATAACGGGTCGGGTAAGACGACTCTTCTCAAAATTTTGGCGGGCCTTATGAAGCCTCAAAAGGGTGAGATCATTCATGATGAAGGGTTGAGAGCTGTGCTGGTACAGCAGGAACCCTATCTCTTTCATAGTTCTGTCCATCAGAACCTGATGAGTCCACTACGATTTTTAAACATTCAAACAGAGAATGGAGAAGATCTTGTCAGGGAAAAACTGGCCCTCGTCGGTCTGGAGGGTTTTGAAAAACGAAAAGCCCGAAACCTATCGGGAGGAGAGATGAAACGGGTGGCCATAGCCAGGGCTCTGATGGCTTCTCCCGATGTGCTGCTCCTGGACGAACCCGATGGTAACATCGATAGTAAGACGTCGGGGGAGCTGGAAAAATTGATTCTCTCCCTGAAAGAAGAAGGCATCACCATCATTTTATGCTCTCATCACAAAGGTTTTGCCTACAGGACTTCAGATGTTCTTATCGATATGTATCAGGGTTCTCCCGTCTGTCATGATGAAAATATCTTCAAGGGAGAATACAGCTTTCAAGATGGTTTGCATTCCGACTTCAAAACCGGAGACTTCTGCTTCCGCTGTCCTTCCCATGAGGGAAACTACACAACCCTGGTAATCCCCCCGAGAGCATCTCCCTGA
- a CDS encoding V-type ATP synthase subunit E: MNDTLPELLSGISSEARIESEQLKNEALKNQEQKLASAKMLESRLIEESKLKGKKQAQQILKAAESTRSVELRRINFKREERLYAQILKEVRQRFREHSESPAYADLLVGWISEAAIGLGSQSVVIHASPGTLSLLTSTLLKKAEQVVEDQIGKKVTLSCAPFDEPDEHSFKHSDDCGVILKDQTGRLIYDNRLEARLQRYDRQIRGMIAREFLQE; this comes from the coding sequence ATGAATGATACCTTACCCGAATTATTAAGCGGCATCAGCTCAGAGGCCCGCATTGAATCAGAACAGCTTAAAAATGAAGCCCTAAAAAATCAGGAACAAAAACTGGCTTCGGCAAAGATGCTCGAAAGCCGCCTCATAGAAGAATCAAAGTTGAAAGGAAAGAAGCAGGCTCAGCAGATCCTCAAGGCCGCCGAATCCACCCGGTCTGTGGAGCTGCGGAGGATAAACTTTAAAAGAGAAGAACGTCTGTATGCTCAGATTCTCAAGGAAGTACGGCAGCGATTCCGGGAACATTCGGAGTCTCCAGCGTATGCAGATCTCCTTGTCGGGTGGATCTCCGAAGCTGCCATCGGCCTTGGTTCACAGTCTGTGGTTATTCATGCTTCCCCGGGGACTCTCTCTCTTCTGACGTCAACGCTGTTGAAGAAGGCCGAACAGGTTGTGGAAGATCAGATCGGGAAAAAAGTCACTCTCTCATGTGCTCCTTTTGATGAGCCTGATGAGCATTCTTTTAAACACAGCGATGACTGCGGCGTCATATTAAAAGATCAGACCGGTCGGCTTATTTATGATAATCGTCTAGAGGCCAGGCTTCAAAGATATGATCGACAAATCCGGGGAATGATCGCCCGTGAATTTCTGCAGGAATAG
- a CDS encoding V-type ATP synthase subunit F, whose protein sequence is MKYYIIGDEDTVLGFEMVGVRGRTATNENEAALAFSEALEDRDIGIIIISEAIADLIRHQVDQYMFTMQFPLIVEIPDRNGRMEGKPGLREMVNAAIGIKI, encoded by the coding sequence ATGAAGTACTATATCATTGGAGATGAAGATACTGTTCTCGGTTTTGAAATGGTTGGCGTAAGAGGCAGGACTGCTACAAATGAAAATGAAGCGGCCCTGGCTTTTTCAGAGGCTTTGGAAGACAGAGACATCGGTATCATCATAATCAGCGAAGCCATTGCAGATCTCATACGCCATCAGGTTGATCAGTATATGTTTACCATGCAGTTTCCTCTCATCGTCGAAATTCCAGACAGGAATGGCAGGATGGAAGGAAAACCCGGATTGAGGGAAATGGTGAATGCTGCCATTGGAATTAAAATATGA